The Calothrix sp. PCC 7507 DNA segment CAAAGGAGATCCTTGTCTTGGCAATCTATCAACTCCTATCAATGATTCTCCCTTAGTTAGGGCTTTCATTAGTAATTTACCAGCCTACCGTAAAGGGTTAACACCTTTCATGCGGGGTTTGGAAATTGGCATGGCTCATGGTTATTTACTAGTTGGGCCAGAGGTTGTGGTTGGTCCCCTGCGAGAATCGGTACATGGAACCAATCTCAGTGGCTTAATTACCTCTATATATATAGCGGTATCAGCTTGTTTAGGTATTTCCATTTTTGCAATTACTACTTTTCAAGGGAATCCTAGAGGAGCTTATAATTCATATTCTAAAGACCTGCTGAGACCACTAAAAACTCGTGAAGAATGGAGTCAATTGAATGGGGGAATTTTTATTGGTGCAATGGGGGGCGCGATATTTGCCTACTTCCTACTAGAAAATTTTGATTCTTTGGATGCTATCTTACGAGGTGCGGTTAACGCTAGTTAATCAAGCTTGTATTGAGGATTTTGGAGACGCTAGGCGAGCAGCTTACATAAATTTTTCCAATTTGAATTCATGAGGAGAATACATCGTGGTAGATATAACACAACTAACAGGTGATTATGCCGCTTCATGGCTACCCTGGATCATGATTCCCTTAATATTTTATATCTTGCCTTTTCCCGTGTTTGCTATAGTATTTCTCTGGATTCAAAAGGAAGGCTCTGAAGAATAAGTATGAGTCTGCTAATGAATTCATCAGTGACATTAGTAGACATCTCCAACAATTAATTCTGCGTTGCCCGAAATCCTTGGTAGAGGCGTACGGCAGTTCGCCTTTACATTATTTCTGGAGATGTCTAGTATTGTGCGCTATCCTGATTAAAAATATATCCACTATAAAATCCTCTTAATTTATTTATGGGGATTTTCTTGTTCCCTTGGAAAACTGACAAATGACAACTCATACGCGCAACGCCGTCAACAGTGTTCTTGCACCAGGTAATCTACGTAAGGTGCATCACATTGCCCTCAACGTTCAAAATATGTCAGCTTCCCGATACTTTTACGGGACTATTTTGGGTTTGCATGAACTCACTGGTGAGGAGATACCTGCAACTTTGGTTGAACTCGTCACAGCTGGGAAAGTAGCTAACTTCATTACTCCTGATGGGACAGTTTTGGACTTATTTGGCGAACCAGAATTATCACCACCAGATCCCAATCCGGAGAAAACTTTCACCAGAGCCTACCACCTAGCTTTTGATATAGATCCCCAGTTATTTGAACAAGCAGTGGCAGTCTTAAGGGATAATCAAATAGCGATCGCACATGGCCCAGTCACTCGTCCCACTGGCAGAGGTGTATACTTCTACGACCCCGACGGCTTTATGGTCGAGATTCGTTGCGATCCAGAATAGGTATTGGGGACTGGGGACTGGGGGAGATGATGGAGATGAGGGAGAAAGAATAAATGACTCTTGACTTCCTATTGCCTAATGCCTATTGCCTAATGCCTAATGCCTAATGACAAATGACAAATGACCAATGACAAACATGATATCAATGCAGATGTTGAGAGTTATGGAAGAGGCCATAATTACAAAACCACCAATTCCTCACGAACCACACAAGCACTCATTGAAAGCTTGGGTAATGTATTGTTTGCGTGAGAGAGGGTTTAAAGTTATTTATGCCCAAAATGCCGACTTTGCTATTGAAACAAAAGGTAAGGAAAAGCTGTATTTTAAAGTTTCCAATAACAAAGATGATGTAGATAATTCTTGTAGCTGGATTGTCTGGGATAGTGCAACTAAAATCGCCAGCGTCATTCCCCTAAAATCTTAGAGATGCTTTTAAGAGCATTTTTATTGTAGGGTGGGCATTGCCCACCATAGTCTGAAATCCTGATGTTTGTGTTGGTGGGCGATGCCCACCCTACGCTTAAGAAAGTGTTTATCTGTGGTGTTATTTTTATGATTAAACCCGTTTTTCAAACACCATTAAATGTTGTTGAGGTAACAAGTTTTTGGTTTCCCGATAAACTAAACCAACTGCTTGCATTTCTTGGCGGACTTGCTTTTGAGTCATCTTGTGTAAGCGTTTAATCATAATAAACGGATTTTCACCCCGATACTCAACTAGCACCACTCTACCACCAGGTTTTAGTGCTTTGACAATTCCTTGCATCACTTCTTGGGGATATTCTAACTCATGATAAGCATCGACCATCAGCGCTAAATCGACACTTGCATCAGGTAAGTTGGGATTGGTCATAGTTGCTAGAATCGGTTCAACATTAGCGATATTTTTTTCTCGTTTGAAAAACTCGATAATCTCCAGCATTTCTGGCTGAATATCTACGGCTAACACTTTTCCTGTTGTTAATAATGGTGCGATCCGAAAGCTAAGATAACCTGTACCAGCACCAATATCTGCTACTACATCATCAGGTTTTAATTTAAGGATGCTGATTATTTTATTTGGTTGTTCTTCCGCTTCACGACTAGGTCTTTCTAACCAACCTGCGCCTGTGTGTCCCATAACTTGGGCAATTTCTCGACCCATATAATATTTACCAATACCATCAGGACTATGGATAATCCGCTGTTCGTAAACTGTAGTAGGTGAAGAATCGGCTTTGGCAATACCAGACGAATCAAGTAGTAAACCTCCCAGCATCACTAGGAGAATAATTATTATGGGTAAAAAATTAGATTTACGGCAATGACTCATCTTAAAGTTATGTGCAGTTAATTACTTTGTTGATAGTTTGTCACTTTTTGCAATGAGTTTTGCCAATTAGCTATGATCAAATTTCGCACATGGGTGAAGAAATAGCGATCGCCCACATCATCATCTTGCCATGAAAAATCACAGTTTAATCTCCTAGACCGATGTGGAAATAAGCAGTTTCAGGATTTACTGGAAGCAGTGCTTAGAAAAATTCGCCATCTCACCTTGAACTTCTATGATACAAAACCTGCCCTTGATGTTCTTGCCTCTACTGGCTGCACAGAAAGCAGCAGGTGACGGTTTAATTAAGCCTCTTGGTCATCATGAGCTATTGTTGGTACTGATACAACTGTCGCTGCTGCTGTTGGTAGCGCGGGGACTGGGCGAACTCATGCGCCGAATTAACCTCCCACCTGTTGTTGGGGAATTACTTGCAGGTGTGCTGCTTGGCCCTTCGCTGTTTGGTTTATTGCTACCTGATTTACAAGCAGACATCTTTCCCAAAAGCCAAGAACAGTCTAATTTACTTTCGGTAATTTCTTGGTTAGGGGTGTTATTTTTGCTAATTGTGACTGGGCTAGAAACGGATCTAAAACTGATTCTCCGTAAGGGGAAAACCGCTCTACTGATTTCACTGGGCGGAATTATTGTTCCCTTTATTACAGGATTTGGCCTAGGCTGGTTATTGCCAGATAATTTTTTAGCCGAGCCAGAAAAGCGCCTGGTATTCAGTTTGTTCATCGCTACAGCCATGAGCATTTCCGCAGTACCAGTGATTGCTAAGGTGCTGATGGACTTGAATTTGATTCGCCGTGACATTGGTCAAGTTACCCTAGCAGCTGGGATGACTGACGACACCATCGGCTGGATTTTGCTGTCTGTGGTTTCAGGTTTAGCTAGCAGCGGTAAATTTGATTTTGGGACAATTTTTCACTCAGTGAGTGCGGCGATATTGTTTCTAGCTATTTCCTTTACCATTGGACGTACCATCGTAGACCAGATTTTCCGGTGGGTTGACGACTATATTGGCGGTGTCGCTGCGAGTATTTCGGTGGTGCTGATTCTGTCGCTTGCAGCCGCAGCCCTCACCCACGCCTTGGGTTTGGAAGCAGCATTAGGTGCTTTCGTGTTGGGGATTTTGGCTGGACAATCCCGCCGCTTTAGCAATGAAGCGGGACACATGCTAGAAGTTTTTACAGCAGGGTTTCTCGCACCAATTTTCTTTGCTAGTGCTGGCTTGAAAGTTAACTTGCTGACGTTGTTGGTACCACAGACATTTATATTTGGCTTGATTGTGCTGACTGTCGCCTGTGTGGGTAAATTTACAGGTGCTTATATTGGTTCCCGTGTTGGTGGTTTGAGCCATTGGGAAGGCTTGGCGATGGGTTCGGGGATGAATGCGCGTGGGGCGATGGAAATCGTCGTCGCCACAATTGGTTTATCCTTGGGCGTTCTCAATCCACAAATGTACTCGATTATTGTCATGGTAGCGATCGTCACTTCCCTAATGGCACCTCCTTTTTTGCGCTACACTCTGTCAAAGGTAGTCATGAGTGAGGAAGAGGCTCAACGCCTAGAGCAAGAAGAGCAAGACAGCCGTAGTTTTATCAAGCAAATCCACCGTGTTCTCTTGCCAACTAGTGGGGGACCGAATATCCAACTCGCAGCGCAGCTAGTTGGTTATATGGCTCACCAAAATTCAATAGAAGTCACGGCTTTATATGCCCAGAATAAAAAACAGGCTCAAATTAAAGATACTACCGCCGAGCAAGCTCTCGACTTAGTTACTGAAGAAATGCAACTACCTGCGGATACAACCTTACAAACAAAAACAGAATCTGGACGTAGTAAAGCCGAGGTGATTTTGAATGAAGCGAACAAAAGCTACGACTTAATTGTATTGGGAGCATCTGAACCAATGCGTCCCCAGAAAGCGTTGTTCAATTTGCTGGTGGATAGAGTAGTGCAAGATGCCCCTTGTGCAACTATGGTGGTAAAGTCGCACCTTCCCCAACCCGAAGGCGAAATCTGCAAAATCGCTCAACAAAAGCTGAAAAACATCCTAGTGCCTACGGTGGGGTCAGAATATAACAAAAATGCTGTAGAGGTGGCAAGTACGATCGCAGCTCAAACAGGAGCATTAGTCATGATTGTGAATGTAATTAACTTACCCCAAGTTGAGTACATTCTCTATGAACAGCGATCGCTAATTCCCGTCAAAGAAATTGCCCACAATCTTCTAGAACAGCAAGCAATAATTGGGCGCAGTCTGGGTGCTGATGTCAAAACCTATATTCTTCAAGGTAGTAGTCCAGATAGAGAAATCCTCAAATTTGCCCAAACCAATGAAGTTGACTTAATTATTCTTGGAAGTCAAATCCGCATGGTTACAGGTCGAGTTTTCTTTGGTCACAGAGTCGATGCTATCCTCAGTAAAGCCCATTGTCCAGTGGCTGTAATTACAGTACCCTAGGTAGGTCATTTGTAATTGGTCATTGGTCAAGAGTCAGGAGTTATTTCCCTCGCGTCTCCCATCTCTGCCTATAGCAAGATTGCCTGATCCCAGCGACAATTATTGAGGCAGAGTTACTTAAATATTGGCTTCATATAGCTGAAACCAGGAGGAAAGAGTCGTGAAAGCAGTCTTGATGACAGCACCGGGTAGTCCCGGAGTGTTGCAATTACAAGAAATAGCAAAACCTACACCAGGAAATACAGAACTTTTAATCCGCCTAGTAGCCGCTGGTGTCAACCCCATTGACACCAAACTCCGTAGCCGAGGCACTTTCTACCCTGAGCAAATGCCTGCTATTTTAGGATGTGACGGTGCTGGTATCGTCGAAGCCGTAGGTGATAGTGTGCAGCATTTTCGCCCAGGAGACGCGGTGTATTTTTGCTATGGTGGCATAGGATCACACCAGGGAAATTACGCAGAATATACTGTTGTTGATGAGCGGTTTGTGGCGCGTAAACCCGCTTCTATATCCTTTGCAGAAGCCGCCGCCGCGCCTTTAGTGTTAATCACCGCTTGGGAAGCTTTATACGAACGGGGAAGATTAGAACCCAGAGAAAAAGTTTTAATTCATGCGGGTGC contains these protein-coding regions:
- a CDS encoding photosystem I reaction center subunit XI, with translation MSNPVDMAQSINQYEEEDIIKPFKGDPCLGNLSTPINDSPLVRAFISNLPAYRKGLTPFMRGLEIGMAHGYLLVGPEVVVGPLRESVHGTNLSGLITSIYIAVSACLGISIFAITTFQGNPRGAYNSYSKDLLRPLKTREEWSQLNGGIFIGAMGGAIFAYFLLENFDSLDAILRGAVNAS
- a CDS encoding VOC family protein — its product is MTTHTRNAVNSVLAPGNLRKVHHIALNVQNMSASRYFYGTILGLHELTGEEIPATLVELVTAGKVANFITPDGTVLDLFGEPELSPPDPNPEKTFTRAYHLAFDIDPQLFEQAVAVLRDNQIAIAHGPVTRPTGRGVYFYDPDGFMVEIRCDPE
- a CDS encoding class I SAM-dependent methyltransferase, with the protein product MSHCRKSNFLPIIIILLVMLGGLLLDSSGIAKADSSPTTVYEQRIIHSPDGIGKYYMGREIAQVMGHTGAGWLERPSREAEEQPNKIISILKLKPDDVVADIGAGTGYLSFRIAPLLTTGKVLAVDIQPEMLEIIEFFKREKNIANVEPILATMTNPNLPDASVDLALMVDAYHELEYPQEVMQGIVKALKPGGRVVLVEYRGENPFIMIKRLHKMTQKQVRQEMQAVGLVYRETKNLLPQQHLMVFEKRV
- a CDS encoding cation:proton antiporter, whose amino-acid sequence is MIQNLPLMFLPLLAAQKAAGDGLIKPLGHHELLLVLIQLSLLLLVARGLGELMRRINLPPVVGELLAGVLLGPSLFGLLLPDLQADIFPKSQEQSNLLSVISWLGVLFLLIVTGLETDLKLILRKGKTALLISLGGIIVPFITGFGLGWLLPDNFLAEPEKRLVFSLFIATAMSISAVPVIAKVLMDLNLIRRDIGQVTLAAGMTDDTIGWILLSVVSGLASSGKFDFGTIFHSVSAAILFLAISFTIGRTIVDQIFRWVDDYIGGVAASISVVLILSLAAAALTHALGLEAALGAFVLGILAGQSRRFSNEAGHMLEVFTAGFLAPIFFASAGLKVNLLTLLVPQTFIFGLIVLTVACVGKFTGAYIGSRVGGLSHWEGLAMGSGMNARGAMEIVVATIGLSLGVLNPQMYSIIVMVAIVTSLMAPPFLRYTLSKVVMSEEEAQRLEQEEQDSRSFIKQIHRVLLPTSGGPNIQLAAQLVGYMAHQNSIEVTALYAQNKKQAQIKDTTAEQALDLVTEEMQLPADTTLQTKTESGRSKAEVILNEANKSYDLIVLGASEPMRPQKALFNLLVDRVVQDAPCATMVVKSHLPQPEGEICKIAQQKLKNILVPTVGSEYNKNAVEVASTIAAQTGALVMIVNVINLPQVEYILYEQRSLIPVKEIAHNLLEQQAIIGRSLGADVKTYILQGSSPDREILKFAQTNEVDLIILGSQIRMVTGRVFFGHRVDAILSKAHCPVAVITVP